Below is a window of Brassica napus cultivar Da-Ae chromosome A5, Da-Ae, whole genome shotgun sequence DNA.
AATTTGTTAATGTTAAAATATTGCCGGTTGTCGATCGTCTATAATCTTTCTcaaaaattgtaatatcataataaatcagcgttaaaaaatatgtttttttttctagagtGTTGGAAAGCTTAAATTACTTCTTCCTTAAGTACCAAAACTGGAATGccaatttttgaaataaaataatatgaaattcTCTATTTCATTTATACCATAAATTGTTGTACCATTTGTAATGAATGAAACATAATATTTATTCCATCAATTCcataaaagtaaaagaaaattcaaagaaACTTATTTCATTCCAATTTTAATCATGAATAAATGGAATGAAATATATTCCATCTTTATCTATATTCCATTCCTTTTTAGTTTACTAATTCCATTTTACATTTCTAAATCCTGATATTGCCAATTATACGATTTCCTATCCACTGAATCCAAAGAACTATTCCCAAAAACACACTATAAATATCCACTATCATATTATGAATCGAATTCACATCTAGCTATTGATATTACAGAAATTTCTTTAAACGACACAAAGTTAGATCATAAAATGACATCCTTTCATAGATGCTTTGCCCTTTTAGCTCTTTTTGCAGGCTCATTTAAGTTTTGTTATTGCcagaatgaaacaaaaaatgcCTCTGGATGGGCCGACGCAGACGCTGGTGCTACTTGGTACGGTGAACCAGAGGGAGCAGGTAGCACCGGTAcgtattattaaaatttgaaactacatatatataaatattttatcttcaaaaaatatgtttgtttgataatgtaaatatatgtcAATAGGAGGAGCTTGTGGATATGGTGTGGCAGTGGCCAATCCACCGCTAAACGCGATGGTTTCAGCCGGAGGGCCTTCACTATTCAACAATGGAAAAGGATGTGGAACATGTTATCAGGTTcgtattaataatatatactaaagcaATTTTCTTGAGCAAGCAAAAAAAAcgatcaatttttttcttacaaaaagtGGTATTGATTAATTTAGGGTCGTGGTGGCCAGGCTAGATTGtggtttataaattatacatacATTCATGCAAGTCTGAAAGACATGTATTATTTGTCGCAACCATATCGTAAATATAAATGTGTTTATTTTAGATTATGTGCACCGTGAATCCAGCATGTTCAGGGAGCCCAATAACGGTGACGATAACGGACGAGTGTCCAGGTGGTCCTTGCGCCTCTGAGCCAGTTCATTTTGACCTTAGTGGCAAAGCCATGGGAGCCTTAGCCAAACCTGGCCAAGCCGCTCAACTACGAAGCGCTGGTCCTGTAAGTGTTAGTTACAGACGGTACGTATATATAAATCAGATTGTTCCTCTTATATAGTATTGGTGATGTTTCCTACACAATTATCTACTTTTTTGTACgtgaataattttttctttttttttttcttttctatgttATGTTGTTCCAGTGCTGCGTGTTTATATCAAGGAACTGAAATAGCTTTTCATGTTGATGCCGGTTCTACCCCGTTCTACGTGGCATTCGTTGTGGAATACGAAAACGGTGAAGGAGATTTGGCCTCCGTTGAGATTCAACCGGCCAGCGGAGGATTTATGCCCATGCAAGAAATGAGGTCCGCCGAGTGGAAGTTAAACTCCGGCGGTCCACTGAGCGGGCCGTTCAACATTAGACTTACATCTGGCGAGTCTCGTAAAGTAGTGGTAGCTCAGGCTGTTATTCCGGCGGATTGGAAGCCTGATCAGACGTACAGGTCGATTGTTAACTTCTAGGGTGTTCTTTTTCGTCAAATTGTAGTTCGAAAGCTAATAAttgattaataaacaaaaaaagaaatgcATATTGAGATATCAGTATGAGCCCATATAATTAGAACGCTAAGTTCAAGACTTTTGCCATAGTGGTCTCTTAAAATGACGAAGAATGTTATACATGCAGAGACGTCAAACAAATTACAGTGGAACTCTTAATTGCAagttttttacagttttaagttgtttaacaaTCTCTCATCAAGACCATACTAGAACCTATTAACAGTCATTACGAGAATCACAAGTGAGGAGGGCTACCATTTTCAGTAAATCTGATATGAGTTACCAAATAAGTTGTATTCCGTTTTTCAGTTTGATCTCAGCAACATAAAAAGGTAATCAAGCTAGTGCAACCAGAGACGCATAGGAGGCAACTAAAATGCAGTAGAAATACAAAACGGTAGAGCAATGTGATAATACAAAAACAAGATGAAAATGGTCAAAAATATGGTTTGGGCGAAACTTAGTGGCAGTAAAGTTTTATAACCGAGTCGGCGCCTGCAGTGAATAGCCATGGTTGCCTCGGATGAAACTTGCAGTCCAAGACTCCTGCCATCGAACAAACCCCCCCATAAGCATAAAATAATCtcataaagaataaacaaagagtcAGAAACACAGTAAAAAACTGACCTCTATTTGAAGAAGTAGAATGGCCTCTTAGAATCTCCAACGGCACAATCAGAGGATTCTCGTTAAGATCACTATACACCTTTCCATGGAACACATAAGCCGTTGAATCCTCCGAGCACGAAGCGAACAGCGGGTACGAGCGGTGGAACGCCACGTTCGTAATGTCTTTAGGGTGATTCTTGAGAGTCTTGTACGGTTTCGAAGACAGGTCCATGTCAAACCAACACATCTTCCCTTCTTTGCTTCCTA
It encodes the following:
- the LOC106454554 gene encoding expansin-B4, producing MTSFHRCFALLALFAGSFKFCYCQNETKNASGWADADAGATWYGEPEGAGSTGGACGYGVAVANPPLNAMVSAGGPSLFNNGKGCGTCYQIMCTVNPACSGSPITVTITDECPGGPCASEPVHFDLSGKAMGALAKPGQAAQLRSAGPVSVSYRRAACLYQGTEIAFHVDAGSTPFYVAFVVEYENGEGDLASVEIQPASGGFMPMQEMRSAEWKLNSGGPLSGPFNIRLTSGESRKVVVAQAVIPADWKPDQTYRSIVNF